Within the Nerophis ophidion isolate RoL-2023_Sa linkage group LG01, RoL_Noph_v1.0, whole genome shotgun sequence genome, the region CTGAATCAAAGTGTGTTTGTGCGCTGCAGACGTCCAACAGCTGATTGGTCACCCAGATGAACTTCCCCCTCAGGCCATGGGAGATAGCTCCACTTTAAAACTAGAGGCTCCACAGTCACCGCATGTTAAAGAAGAGGAGAACATCTGGATCATTAAGGAGGGAGAAGGTCTTCCAGGGCCGGTGGAAGCTGATCCCGCCAAGTTGCCACTAAATGTCGTTTGTGTGAAGATtgaagatgatgaagaggaaCCAGAAGCAGACAACCTCTTTGCTCCACTATCAGACAGTGAGGCTGAAGACAGGGTTGAAGAAgctttgagcagcgatacagactgtgaaggtaaAATGAAtagtcacactgacaacaaacactctaaATGTTCTAAAAAGAAGACTGATAAAAAACCTTTGAGCTGCTCAATCTGTGCTAAAACATTTACTTTTAAGagtaatttgactcaacacatgaaaacacacacaggagaTAAGACATTTATTTGTTCTGTTTGTGGTAAAAACTTCAGTCTTAAGtgcaatttgactcaacacatgagattacacactggagaaaaaccatttagttgttctGTTTGCGGTAAAAGTTTTCCTCAAAAGAGACAGTTGACTGAACATGTAAGaacgcacacgggagaaaaaccttgTAATTGTACGGTTTGTGGGAAAAGATTTTCTCAAAACTGCAATTTGATtaaacacatgagaacgcacacaggtgaaaaaccatttaattgtttagtttgtggtaaaagtttttctcaaaagaaCAATTTGTCcgaacacatgaaaacacacacaggagaaaaaccatttaaatgttcagtttgtggtaaaggATTTACTCTTAAGCAACCCTTGACTgttcacatgagaacacacaccggacaAAAACCATTTAATTGCTCAGTTTGCAGTAAAAGCTTTTTTTCAAGACCAGGTTTGACCCATCACATAATGAAACACACGGAGAGAAAACAaatcagtttgtggtaaaagcttttttgaaaggAACATTTTGTTTTATCACAGGAGGAAAATCTATATTGATTAATTGTATAgccctaataaaaataataataataaaaataataataatagaagagTACATCAATTACCATAAAACAGTGTTTTTGTAGTTGTTGTGACGGTGTAGTATAATAATGTTGTATATATACACGAAGTGTAAGTTACAAGATATCCTCTTTTTCAACCTATAGATACAACACATTGCACTGACACACACATTGCATTAAGTAGACAATTACTATTATGTCTTTttgagacttaaaaaaaaattttttttgtaaatatctgCTAAAAGCCTTTGCAAAATAAGAGCACCTTAAAAGTGGCCTTCATTCTGTCAGGTGATAAACACAATGCATATACCCTGTGGTTTTATCTATGCACTCACACAAATATATCATTATTAATGATGTACAGGCCTGTAGAGAAAGTGATGGAGGAGAATGTGTGAACACAAGTTAAAGTAAGTTTCACTTTCAGTTTGAAGTTACATTAAAAATGGTGGGGGCTACAAAGAAAGAAGATGTAAAATGTAGCCATCTTTAGAGACACTGCTTCGACCTACTGATAGGATTGTTCACTCTCTCTCCAGTTCTGCTATCTCTGTTGTTTGCATTTACTCCTATTTTGTGGAATAAATTGTTAAACTTCGCTTCTGGTCACCTGTTTTAATTTTAGACAGCCTTAGAATTAAAGGATCTGAGAGGACGTTTTTCCCCCAATTGGAGAATCCTAAtacttaatatttttttcaaaaaaacattAATGCCTCATTTAGTTCTGTTAATTGGATCTGGGTCTGACTTTGGTAAATACATTTCTGCAAAGTAGCAAATGTTAGTCATAAACCGATATTTACGTTTTTAAAAAATCTGTTTTCGACCTTCTAAATAACGTTTTTAACATTGAAAGACGTGAAATAATACccacatagtcacctttacacgTGTTGTATCCAATATAATCATGCTGCTggaggctgagccaatcattgGCCGTGATACGGAAACAACTACTGAATTAGTAGTGGTGGGTAAGTCCTGGGTTTGATTACCGGGCACAGGGTCTTTGTGTGTGCAgtgcgactgcgtgggttccctccgggtactccggtttgcttccacctccaaagacatgcacctggtgataggttgattggaaaaactaaattggtcctagtgtgtgaatgtgagtgtgaaagttgtctgtctatctgtgttggccctgtgatgaggtggtgacttgtccagggtgtacactgccttaaGCCCGAGTGcaggtgggataggctccagccccccccccccctccaccccccaaatcccgtgaccccgaaagggatatgcggtaggaaatggatggatgggtcagtGACGCCTCAGTGAATGTATGCCACACTCACTAGCTGTATGTGAAAGTTTTTCATAATGGCTGTACGTCATCTGTTGGATTAAAGAGTCACTCCATTTCACCTGTAAACACAATTAATGGTTAGCAAATGTGATTTTTTGTGGGGGATTTTAAGGACTAACTGCACACAAATAAGTAAATGCGGGCGCACAGCCAGATCTCGCAACAGTTAagttagagttaaagtaccaatgattgtcacacacacactaggtttggtgaaatgtgtcctctggattcaacccatcccctttttcaccccctgggaggtgaggggagtagtgagcagcagcggtgccgcgcccaggaatcatttttcttttatttaacccccaattccaacccttgatgctgagtgccaagcagggaagtaatgggtcccattttttttacatagtctttggtatgactcggccggagtttgaattcccaacctaccgatctcagggcggacactctaaccactaggctactgagtaGGTTGACTGATTAGTCTCTAAAGGGGTTTGGTAGACTGTGTTACCAATATGCTGTTAAACTGAGACAGAAGAACaagaaaaatggggaaaaaaagtttttgtgtTACATATTTTTTCCATAGTGAGAAAAAATTGCAGTTATTGTACATACGTgaaaatgttgtatttatgtGAAAATTATGTGAAAGATTAATGTGCTTACCTTGTATTAGGTAGTAGACCCAactaagcaaccaagagagccgactaaatcataggctgcccactagctctcgGCCAATGATTACGGAGAATCTGACCAGGTAGACCGAAGTGTTTTATACATGCTCATCGAACTCCATGAAGCTCGTCCATCTTGACGCTCAACACGGGCTCCGTAGTCCTGTCTCTTCCTCTGGCTTTCTCgccacatggagaggagtcagatgaggtggttcgggcatctgatcaggatgccacccgaacgcctccctagggaggtgtttcgggcacggcTAAGACCACGgctaagacccaggacacattgggaagactatgtctcctggctgacctggtaacgccttgggatcccccgggaggagctggacgaagtagctggggagagggaagtcagggcttctctgcttaggctgctgaccccgcgacccgacctcggataagcggaagaagatggatggatggatggataagtagcCCTTTTTAATACCCCATCTGTATTTCCTTTTGGTTTTTTTTcattgttgaaagtgccttgactgttgagtgaattataaatgtatgtttgttgttccataaataacaaaaataaaattacaataaaaaaatctgtttttgtttattgctACTGTGTGCAGTTCATACTTCCAACCAAAGGGTGGCAATGTTGGCACACGTATGTTAGATGCCTGTTTATCAAACCCATGTTGCATACTCCGATGCAGTAGATGGCGCTATGTACTTTTTAAGTCGACTGCAAGCCACACGAAAACAAAAAGAATAAGATTACTTTGTTGACCACCAAGATGGCGGATTGAGTGCCTCCGGTCTCTGTTTCAGATTTACGATCTAGCTGCTACATGTATTCACAGaaaatacatcattattcacgATCCGTCTTTTTTAAAACCTACGGAGTAGAAGTTGAAGCGATGGGGTGTTACCTGCAGTGAATATTTACGACTTGATAGAACCTGGATGATGGAAGAAAAATGCTACGCTAAGAtggcgacttccggtaaaagagATTCGGTGTCACCGACTGAGAAAACGCAGAAAAGTACAGAAAACGGTAAGGAATTTTCGAACAGCGTCATTTTGGAGGGTATAATAAGTCATAAAAAGAGCGTTGATGAGAAACGAGCCGAGCGTGTTGAGCAAAGAAACAAAAGAACCGCCATGCTTGTTAGCACGAAGAAGGAAGTGagtttaaatcatccatccatccattttcttaccgcatgtccctttcggggtcgcgaaggcgtactggagcctatctcagctgcattcgggcagaaggcggcgtacaccctggacaagtcgcacgaccaacacagatagacgacattcacactcacaggaGCTGAACAAATGTAAAAGTAAAATGAAGAAACTGGTTAAGGGAATCAACTGCTTGTGCTAATATACTAAtcatttaaaataatatatttgggG harbors:
- the LOC133554255 gene encoding zinc finger protein OZF-like encodes the protein MEHLQQRSAKIFSSKKALDFKLEEIEECESPIKKLDKQNNHFFTENNDLKDVCLEKNILLAGPRSYNHSQRIGDVQQLIGHPDELPPQAMGDSSTLKLEAPQSPHVKEEENIWIIKEGEGLPGPVEADPAKLPLNVVCVKIEDDEEEPEADNLFAPLSDSEAEDRVEEALSSDTDCEGKMNSHTDNKHSKCSKKKTDKKPLSCSICAKTFTFKSNLTQHMKTHTGDKTFICSVCGKNFSLKCNLTQHMRLHTGEKPFSCSVCGKSFPQKRQLTEHVRTHTGEKPCNCTVCGKRFSQNCNLIKHMRTHTGEKPFNCLVCGKSFSQKNNLSEHMKTHTGEKPFKCSVCGKGFTLKQPLTVHMRTHTGQKPFNCSVCSKSFFSRPGLTHHIMKHTERKQISLW